In a single window of the Drosophila miranda strain MSH22 chromosome XL, D.miranda_PacBio2.1, whole genome shotgun sequence genome:
- the LOC117187030 gene encoding alsin-like: MSENSFNSKYLDDDDEDDAIAASEGKVSSQVAKRIWQPTIDDTTPGVWEPPEKPLPHVEEDAPMSAEALAEALAVSETASDFIHKVERSLYGDNSKENGSASTSRRPRIIRCLAPTTWAWRRTRTKNRRRASTKAPVRLRLDRPEYPAKATRVTGKRSNWSKDQSNAFLFEEDVRQLAVGWTHNAALLRNNEILMWGRKCYGQLGTGSISEQQAVPQPLSLRLPDGQTPARVHMGAEHGLLRTTAGEIYTWGWNEHGNCGNNSTENV; encoded by the exons ATGTCGGAGAATAGCTTCAACTCAAAGTATttggacgatgacgatgaggacGATGCGATTGCTGCCTCTGAGG GCAAAGTTTCGAGCCAGGTGGCCAAGCGCATCTGGCAGCCAACCATCGATGATACTACCCCTGGGGTCTGGGAGCCGCCCGAGAAGCCCCTGCCCCACGTGGAGGAGGATGCTCCGATGAGTGCCGAGGCCCTGGCGGAGGCTCTAGCGGTGAGCGAGACCGCCTCGGACTTTATACACAAAGTGGAGCGCTCTCTCTACGGCGACAACAGCAAGGAGAACGGCTCCGCCAGTACTTCAAGGCGGCCGAGAATTATTCGCTGTTTGGCGCCAACTACATGGGCTTGGAGGAGGACAAGAACAAAAAACCGCCGCCGGGCTTCGACCAAAGCTCCAGTCAGATTGCGGCTGGATCGGCCGGAGTATCCGGCCAAAGCTACTCGGG TCACTGGAAAACGGTCAAACTGGTCAAAAGACCAGTCCAACGCCTTCCTCTTCGAGGAGGACGTGCGGCAGCTGGCCGTCGGCTGGACCCACAATGCGGCGCTGCTCCGCAACAACGAGATCCTCATGTGGGGCCGCAAGTGCTACGGACAGCTGGGCACGGGCTCGATCAGCGAGCAGCAGGCGGTGCCCCAGCCACTGAGCCTCCGACTGCCCGACGGCCAAACGCCTGCTCGCGTGCACATGGGGGCAGAGCACGGCCTGCTGCGGACTACAGCCGGCGAGATCTACACCTGGGGCTGGAACGAGCACGGAAACTGTGGCAACAACAGTACAGAGAATGTGTAA